The sequence TCGACAGGAGTAGGGGGATATAAAGAAAGAGAAGAAGGTAAAAATGTTGACCAGTTTTCAGTAGAAGATAATAGAAGTCCTTTAGAAGTCTTAAAAGAATTAGTTAATGATAATTATATACCTAGCTATTGTACTGCTTGTTATCGAAGCGGTAGAACAGGTGATAGATTTATGAGTTTAGCTAAATCTGGTGAGATCCATAATATTTGCACACCAAACGCTTTAATGACTTTACTTGAATTCATTTTAGATTATGGTGATGAAGATTTAAGTAAAAAGGGAATGGAATTAATTTTAGCTGAAACAGAAAAGATTGAAAATAAAGAGCTACAAAAGTCTCTGTTAAATAATTTTGAAAGATTAAAAAAAGGTGAAAGAGACTTATATTTATAATAATTGTTAGAAAAATGTTATAGAAAGAATAAAGTATAAAAAGATAAGAGGTGAGTTTTAGTGAGGAGTTAGTACTTGCAGTTAACGCTCTCACTAAAGATAAATAATGCATAAAACCCCGAATGCAAATCGTAAACATATCGCAATTTTTGGCAATACAAATGCAGGAAAATCCTCATTGTTAAATGCCATTATTGGACAAGAAATTTCTATAGTATCGGAAGTAAGAGGAACAACCACAGATATAGTGAGTAAGGCAATGGAGTTTGGGACAGTTGGACCAGTAGTATTTATAGATACTGCTGGTCTTAATGACACTAGTAATCTTGGTCAGTTAAGAGTTAAAAAAACACTAAAGGTTTTAGAAAGAACAGACCTAGCTCTTTATGTGATGGATATAAATGACATAGATGAAGTTGCTTATCAAGAAATGATAAGATTATTTAAAAAATACAATATTCCTCACATATTGGTTATTACTAAAATAGATAAGATTATAGAGATAAGTAATAAGGATAACGTTGGTGAAAAACTTGCTGAAACTTTAGATAGAAGAATATTAGAAGTAAAATCTAAATATAAAGAAGCTATTTTTATAAGTACACTTAATAAAGAAAGAATTTTAACATTAAAAGAGGAAATAATAAAAAAACTTAGCACCAAGGAAGAAGAAACTCTGATTGGAGACTTATTACCATATGGTAGTAAAATTATTTTGGTAGTACCAATTGATTCTGAGGCTCCTAAAGGAAGATTAATCTTACCTCAAGTACAATTAATTAGAGATTGCTTGGATCATGGGATAAAAAGCTATGTAGTAAGGGATACTGAACTAAAAGAAGCCTTAGGAGATTTAAAAGGTATAGATTTAGTAGTTACGGACTCTCAAATCTTTAAAAGTGTAAAGGAAATAGTACCTAAAGAAATTAAATTAACTAGTTTCTCCATATTACTTTCTAGGCAAAAAGGAGATATAAACACTTTTTTAGAGGGAATAGCAAAAATCAAAAGCTTAACAAAAGATTCTAAAGTTTTAATCTCAGAAAGTTGTACTCATAATGAAACTCATGAAGATATAGGGAGAGTAAAAATACCTACTCTTTTAAACAAGCATGTAGGGCAAACATTAAACTACGATTTTAAAATGGGACATGATTTCCCCGAGGATTTAGAAAAATACGATTTAGTTATTCATTGTGCCTCCTGTATGTTAAATAAAAAAACCATGCAGACAAGGATAAATATTTGTAAAGAAAAAGGGGTTAAGATCACTAATTATGGAATGGTGCTGGCTTA is a genomic window of Desulfonispora thiosulfatigenes DSM 11270 containing:
- the hydF gene encoding [FeFe] hydrogenase H-cluster maturation GTPase HydF, giving the protein MHKTPNANRKHIAIFGNTNAGKSSLLNAIIGQEISIVSEVRGTTTDIVSKAMEFGTVGPVVFIDTAGLNDTSNLGQLRVKKTLKVLERTDLALYVMDINDIDEVAYQEMIRLFKKYNIPHILVITKIDKIIEISNKDNVGEKLAETLDRRILEVKSKYKEAIFISTLNKERILTLKEEIIKKLSTKEEETLIGDLLPYGSKIILVVPIDSEAPKGRLILPQVQLIRDCLDHGIKSYVVRDTELKEALGDLKGIDLVVTDSQIFKSVKEIVPKEIKLTSFSILLSRQKGDINTFLEGIAKIKSLTKDSKVLISESCTHNETHEDIGRVKIPTLLNKHVGQTLNYDFKMGHDFPEDLEKYDLVIHCASCMLNKKTMQTRINICKEKGVKITNYGMVLAYLTGILDKSIEIFQ